From Trichoderma atroviride chromosome 1, complete sequence, one genomic window encodes:
- a CDS encoding Type I Iterative PKS (EggNog:ENOG41~TransMembrane:1 (o3167-3186i)~SMCOG1022:Beta-ketoacyl synthase~antiSMASH:Cluster_1.5): MRSQGPVPVAIIGMGCRYPGGANSPEELWNVVSEGRSGWTEVPSDRFNHQAFYHPDPEISGTINQKGGHFIDQDIATFDAGFFGIAQQEADTLDPQQRVVLETTWEAVENAGIPMHEFKGSDTGIFVAMFGHDFAQIIHKDPEAVSKYHNLGVARPLLANRVSYVFDLQGPSVMVDTACSGSLAAISLACQSLRAGETSMALAGGVNLVFSPDQMALMSMTGLFNDQGRSYTFDARGNGYGRGEGVGMVVLKRLDDAIRDGDSIRAVIRNSGINSDGRTNGIMLPNQDAQERLAKRLFQNLPFKPSDVQYVEAHGTGTKAGDKVEINTIRNVFCEDRDGQNPVFVGATKPNIGHSEAASGTAGLIKTVMAMEKGFIPPNILPENFKPGLEPDERYMKIAQSLTPWPATPSTRKAVVNSFGFGGTNAMLLLESVHDFNGGIDSENGQAATQPGTQNGTLNGKINGKTDVKKDEENISHFFPISARSEYSLQSAINDLGEYLKRHPNVRLDDLSHTLIKRRSKFQWRSGLIAEDIYSLLQGLGAKDLARNKAANKLSTAFVFTGQGTQWARMGYHLLQSEHTVFSQSVAISEKLLKGFGAQWSLVEELSRDESSSRLNNSEYGQPASTAVQIALVDLFKSWNILPAAVVGHSSGEIAAAYAAGAISQSAAMFASYHRSFLAEKSKQRSDQSGTMMAVGLGHEDAQRYITKFDIQGVTVACINSPSSVTTSGDLSGIMALKDALDADGVFNRRLKVDTAYHSHHMQLVSSDYLQQLEGLESGPVDTAIRYFSSVTEQEKFDGFGASYWVDNLVSPVRFCGALRNLYRELRQTAVNIIEIGPHAALSGPIKQTLADLQADGSSYNYIPTLVRGENSIKSLMNTGSALFRSGNDNLDIGAVAALFRSESSPPTVLRDLPSYHWNHTETHWMESRLSREYRCRKHPSHDLLGSRVIASPDSQPSWRILLSTERLPWLQDHVVDNFIVFPAAGYMTMAIQAIQQLDQDRRQDLKPKGYRIKNVSFKKTLTVPKDDTSVETILTFQYSDANENWNFSVASISDQGKWQDHCNGIISAVFDNDKDEIEQQREAEFDRKSQASRLEDAAVACTNVIPHKDLYAQMAATGNQYGPTFAINNEVRMAAYQSLNDLVIPDIAAKMPGGFMQPHLIHPTTLDGIIQSCLPVFQQHSNKGSVMPIFISDIFISASIANQAGNHLQTLCNLSNVFPTSTNFSTAVFQTEDNGAPQCVLTMNGGEIRVVGEAQSTEVLHNDNIFKMEWGVDSSSITPDMLERVQIPLQSDEAGITQAEKVNLTFVACARYIDWAVREMLERGLTVKDDHRINWWRLLKNFASSEMGKSLIEKSPKTKEELDKLTSRLGVEGEAVARIGPELVPLLTGQTDPLTHFLKDDLLFRVYHSDEGARPNQYMADYVKMLTFQRRDLRILEIGAGTGGTTFRILKACSPNGESFCSEYMYTDISSGFFEAVRTTRLKDWAHLLTFQTLDLEKDAASQGFREHSYDLVVAANVVHATRSLDKSIRTIHKLLKPGGVLGLVELTTSTPYINMTFGSIPGWWAGVDEGRTDSPLQSAEQWNGHLQKAGFSGVDLAAYDLPEPERHCALLLSTALALPSATNGHVPSHFKIMDAFADDESPAYNSLTVKLANGLTEKGFGASLEEWTNDEVDNSSSYIILDSAKQPLLTKASTDQFAGINRLLSKATKVYWVIFATNDDGGILPDNALITGVSRTARNENPYLDCFTIDVQDSLEQHADQIQNAILDFIYTTETRIRKNEPREFELMYRDSKMQIQRFVADTKLSKAVSTSSDVAETEETTFHQANRRLRIHVDKPGLLNSLVFLDDDSSALGPDEVEIKSYAWGLNFSDVFIALGQLPPTQPMVGESAGLITAVGSNFASQFKAGDRVTAMFGTPYASRTRTNGHLVHRIPDKLPFTEAASIPLTFATVYYSLFDCANLRQGQTILIHSASGALGQVAIKIAQRLGATIFVTVGSAAKRQLLVEQYSIPESHIFSSRTTDFAAGISRLTNGTGVDVVLNSLSGPMLHASWECVAAFGTFVEVGKTDISRRSQLSMKPFERNLRFMSVDLVGLSKQRPVECQNLLQRIFADFEAGLFTPLSVMAMPIGDIEKAFRLMQSRKHTGKIVLEASDSSTVQAKEQPFRLRSDATYIIVGGLGSLGKHLCRRLQEKGARHIALFTRQRYEKAAKAEMEKDLTVLPEATVRIITCDVGDAKMVQQVAAELSRDLLMPQVRGILHGGMVLSDRTLSQITQKDFEIALLPKYHGTVNIYNAFYNRDVDFFVNLSSLCGIVGTLGQSNYAAGGTYQDMFTHAQISAGYTKFATIDFPLIKSTYTVTQEHTHSLSRQGVQLLPIEIALPVVDYVMSGKAFRDGNHQIAFGLDPQSFINQTTPGGRVPPLVSHILSSHSRGPAHQTGPADERTAEEKVALASTVEEAEQLILIAIREKIASLTVLESQELDLDQAVANMGLDSLVATEIKNWITNKLQAPVQTSDILDAPSLRSLASFVTKSSVLVKNKFKPEGANGHDETKADTNGDGSSAKQVSLPKYPMQTLEGTLDIFLDSVGHIANAEELSCTREAIKAFQDPDRLGQKLQTRLKNMSGGEGENNEVVDMYVRNKWLRGRDWRPRLRNFFATLPGQDTARQPQAQQAAQLSLGAYAYKLALDAGTIKQDFYHEQALDMATVYWLFSSNRTPALGCDGYDRFLESDYIVAMKRGHAYKIPLKSHNGQAVTYDKLKNIFEGIIQQTPEETNWTSLLTTANRDEWAKARDEILSASQSGRNYVETIEKSLFIVYLEDTAPETADGRADAFLLDDNSNRWLDKTLSFVVCRNGVSAIWGEHTMVDGTTFGGLIKALNSPAAEQVKLSNGSSTSKSVIDGDFTYLEFTLPTALSKIIPALQTQHRSAHDGYTLANLTQTSYAASYLRQQKLPPKTVIQLLIQVAVRRLFGYNPSGAVDVISQRPFRGGRTDMIYVMTPPVEAFCAAAEDATISGYEKRRLFLEAVKSHARLVALSSRGRGFRWHLMALREMLEPGEELPVFYKDEVFRRTSERPVCTSFTEFGLPEMGRCQPHKEDVWVGVQVFEERVQFTVINGERKSAEFVEHLKAAGEIACSKPAFNAVISSYEGSTVGVDLRPNFQRGKNAVFSVLGSRLLYFVSQLLLLNMNAKLETALSAQVSALMIKTMTNFEA, translated from the exons ATGCGGTCTCAAGGACCAGTTCCTGTTGCCATTATCGGCATGGGCTGCCGATACCCTGGAGGAGCCAACAGCCCAGAAGAATTATGGAATGTCGTTTCTGAAGGCCGGAGCGGTTGGACTGAAGTTCCATCGGATCGATTCAACCACCAGGCCTTCTATCACCCTGATCCAGAAATTTCGGGCACAATTAACCAAAAGGGAGGACACTTTATTGATCAAGACATTGCTACTTTCGATGCTGGTTTCTTTGGAATAGCACAACAAGAGGCAGATACACTCGATCCCCAGCAGCGAGTTGTTTTGGAGACTACATGGGAGGCAGTCGAGAATGCAGGGATTCCGATGCATGAGTTTAAGGGGTCGGACACGGGAATCTTTG TTGCCATGTTTGGACATGACTTTGCACAGATAATACACAAAGATCCAGAAGCCGTTTCCAAGTATCACAATCTCGGCGTTGCTCGACCACTGTTGGCAAACCGTGTTTCCTACGTTTTTGATCTACAGGGCCCTTCAGTCATGGTAGATACTGCCTGCTCTGGTAGCTTAGCTGCTATTAGTTTAGCATGCCAAAGTCTGCGTGCTGGAGAAACATCGATGGCGTTGGCAGGTGGTGTGAATCTGGTATTCTCCCCTGAccagatggccttgatgtcAATGACTGG ACTATTCAATGACCAAGGAAGGTCTTACACATTTGACGCACGCGGTAACGGCTATGGCCGAGGAGAAGGCGTAGGAATGGTCGTCCTCAAGCGGTTAGATGATGCTATTCGAGACGGGGACAGCATTCGAGCCGTCATACGGAATTCGGGAATCAACTCTGACGGCCGAACAAACGGAATAATGCTGCCTAACCAGGACGCTCAAGAACGTCTTGCGAAACGCCTCTTCCAAAATCTCCCTTTCAAGCCTTCTGACGTGCAATATGTAGAAGCTCATGGCACAGGGACCAAAGCCGGCGACAAAGTGGAAATAAACACGATCCGAAACGTGTTCTGCGAAGACCGCGATGGACAGAATCCGGTTTTCGTGGGCGCTACAAAGCCAAACATTGGACATTCTGAAGCTGCCAGTGGAACAGCAGGTCTCATTAAGACGgtcatggcgatggagaagggcTTCATTCCACCAAATATACTGCCTGAGAACTTCAAGCCTGGACTGGAACCAGATGAGCGATATATGAAG ATTGCGCAGTCGCTCACGCCTTGGCCAGCCACGCCGTCTACGCGGAAAGCTGTGGTAAACAGTTTTGGGTTTGGAGGCACAAACGCCATGTTGCTTCTAGAATCGGTTCATGATTTTAATG GAGGCATCGATAGTGAAAATGGACAAGCAGCCACACAACCCGGCACACAAAATGGCACATTAAACGGCAAGATTAATGGCAAGACCGATgtgaagaaagatgaagagaatatTTCACATTTCTTCCCCATATCTGCTCGGTCCGAATATTCTCTGCAGAGTGCCATCAATGACCTTGGTGAATACCTGAAGCGTCACCCCAACGTTCGACTCGATGATCTTTCCCACACCCTGATCAAACGAAGATCAAAATTCCAGTGGCGCTCTGGTCTTATTGCCGAAGACATCTACTCCTTGCTTCAGGGCCTTGGAGCCAAGGATTTAGCACGAAACAAAGCAGCAAACAAGCTATCCACAGCCTTTGTCTTCACTGGACAGGGCACGCAGTGGGCAAGAATGGGCTATCACCTTCTACAGTCTGAACATACGGTATTTTCTCAATCAGTGGCAATCTCAGAAAAGTTGCTGAAAGGATTTGGCGCCCAATGGAGCCTGGTCGAAGAGTTATCTCGGGATGAGTCCTCAAGCCGCCTGAACAATAGTGAATATGGCCAACCGGCAAGCACCGCTGTCCAGATAGCTCTTGTTGACCTGTTCAAGAGTTGGAATATCTTGCCTGCAGCTGTAGTCGGCCACTCCAGCGGTGAAATAGCCGCTGCATATGCCGCTGGTGCCATCTCACAGAGTGCTGCGATGTTTGCATCGTACCACaggagcttcttggctgagaAATCGAAACAACGCTCTGATCAAAGTGGAACCATGATGGCTGTCGGTCTTGGACATGAAGATGCGCAGAGGTATATCACGAAGTTTGACATTCAAGGCGTTACAGTGGCTTGTATCAACAGCCCTTCGAGTGTTACAACATCCGGTGACTTGAGCGGAATCATGGCTTTGAAGGATGCCCTCGACGCAGATGGAGTCTTTAATCGCCGGCTTAAGGTTGATACCGCCTATCACTCTCATCATATGCAGCTGGTAAGCTCTGATTATCTTCAGCAACTAGAGGGGCTCGAGTCGGGACCAGTGGACACTGCCATTCGATATTTCTCGAGTGTCACTGAACAAGAGAAGTTTGATGGATTCGGGGCCTCTTACTGGGTTGACAACTTGGTATCGCCTGTCCGGTTTTGCGGTGCTTTACGAAACTTGTATCGAGAATTGCGGCAGACAGCAGTCAACATTATCGAGATTGGCCCCCACGCAGCTTTGTCGGGCCCGATCAAGCAGACTCTGGCAGATCTTCAAGCTGACGGTTCCTCATACAACTATATTCCAACGTTGGTTCGTGGCGAAAACAGCATCAAGTCTCTCATGAATACAGGATCAGCCCTCTTCCGCAGTGGGAATGACAATCTCGATATTGGGGCTGTGGCTGCACTTTTCAGGTCGGAGTCTTCACCTCCAACTGTTCTACGGGATTTGCCATCGTATCACTGGAATCATACAGAAACCCATTGGATGGAATCGAGATTAAGCCGCGAGTATCGATGCAGAAAACATCCTTCGCATGACCTGCTTGGCTCCCGAGTCATCGCATCGCCCGATAGTCAGCCCAGCTGGCGAATACTGCTAAGCACCGAGAGATTGCCGTGGCTACAAGACCATGTTGTCGACAACTTCATCGTTTTTCCTGCAGCTGGATACATGACAATGGCAATTCAGGCGATACAACAACTGGACCAAGATCGTCGACAAGACCTCAAGCCCAAAGGATATCGGATAAAGAATGTTTCCTTTAAGAAGACGTTGACTGTTCCCAAAGACGACACATCGGTTGAGACGATCCTCACTTTCCAGTACTCTGATGCAAATGAGAATTGGAATTTCTCTGTCGCCTCAATATCAGATCAAGGCAAGTGGCAAGATCACTGCAACGGCATTATATCAGCCGTATTTGACAACGACAAGGATGAGATTGAGCAGCAACGCGAAGCAGAATTTGATCGCAAGTCTCAAGCATCTCGCCTAGAAGACGCAGCTGTGGCTTGCACCAATGTCATTCCGCACAAGGACTTATACGCTCAGATGGCGGCGACAGGCAACCAATATGGGCCAACGTTTGCAATCAACAATGAGGTTCGGATGGCAGCATATCAATCTCTCAATGATCTCGTTATTCCAGATATTGCTGCAAAGATGCCCGGTGGATTCATGCAGCCACATCTCATTCATCCGACAACGCTCGACGGAATCATCCAGTCTTGTCTTCCGGTGTTTCAACAGCACTCCAATAAAGGTTCAGTGATGCCCATCTTTATCAGCGACATATTTATTTCTGCGAGCATCGCCAATCAAGCTGGGAATCATCTCCAGACGTTGTGTAACCTGAGTAACGTCTTTCCCACGTCGACAAATTTTAGTACCGCAGTCTTTCAGACAGAAGATAATGGCGCACCACAATGCGTTCTGACTATGAATGGTGGCGAAATTCGCGTTGTCGGAGAGGCTCAATCTACTGAAGTGCTTCACAACGATAACATCTTCAAGATGGAATGGGGAGTTGATAGCTCTTCAATTACGCCCGATATGTTGGAACGCGTCCAGATTCCCTTACAGTCCGACGAAGCTGGGATCACACAGGCAGAGAAAGTGAATCTCACTTTTGTTGCTTGCGCCAGATATATCGACTGGGCTGTCAGAGAAATGCTTGAGCGCGGATTAACTGTCAAGGACGACCACAGAATCAACTGGTGGCGACTTCTGAAGAATTTTGCAAGTTCCGAGATGGGCAAGTCGCTCATCGAAAAGAGTCCAAAGACgaaagaggagctggacaagCTTACATCCAGACTTGGCGTCGAAGGAGAGGCTGTAGCTCGAATCGGACCGGAACTGGTTCCTCTTTTGACTGGGCAAACAGATCCCCTCACTCATTTCTTGAAAGACGATCTTCTATTCCGAGTATACCATTCAGATGAAGGAGCCCGGCCAAACCAGTACATGGCTGACTACGTCAAGATGTTGACTTTCCAAAGAAGAGATTTACGCATCTTGGAAATCGGCGCAGGAACTGGCGGTACGACTTTTAGAATTCTGAAAGCATGCAGTCCCAATGGTGAAAGCTTCTGCTcggagtacatgtacacggaTATATCATCGGGATTTTTTGAAGCTGTGCGAACAACCCGATTAAAAGACTGGGCGCACCTCTTGACATTTCAGACTCTGGATCTGGAAAAGGATGCAGCAAGTCAAGGGTTCAGAGAACACTCGTATGATCTAGTCGTTGCAGCCAACGTTGTCCACGCCACACGGTCTTTGGACAAGTCGATTCGTACAATCcacaagctgctgaagcctGGCGGTGTTCTTGGGCTTGTCGAACTTACAACATCAACACCGTATATCAACATGACTTTTGGTTCTATCCCAGGCTGGTGGGCTGGTGTTGACGAAGGCCGGACTGATAGCCCACTGCAATCTGCCGAGCAGTGGAATGGGCATCTACAAAAGGCTGGTTTCTCCGGCGTTGATTTGGCTGCCTATGATTTGCCGGAACCTGAAAGACATTGCGCCCTATTGTTGTCCACCGCGCTTGCACTTCCTTCTGCGACGAATGGACATGTTCCTTCTCACTTCAAGATAATGGATGCttttgctgatgatgaaagcCCGGCATACAACTCACTCACAGTGAAGCTTGCAAATGGCTTGACTGAGAAAGGCTTCGGGGCTTCTTTGGAGGAATGGACTAATGATGAAGTCGACAACTCAAGCTCTTACATTATTCTTGATTCCGCAAAACAGCCCCTTCTTACAAAGGCCTCTACTGACCAATTTGCCGGCATCAATCGCCTGTTATCCAAGGCAACTAAAGTATACTGGGTCATTTTTGCTACAaacgacgatggcggcattTTGCCAGACAACGCACTAATCACTGGAGTCTCACGAACAGCACGAAACGAAAATCCGTATCTGGATTGCTTCACTATTGACGTACAAGACTCTCTGGAACAGCACGCTGATCAAATTCAGAATGCAATTTTAGACTTCATCTATACCACCGAAACGAGAATCAGGAAAAACGAGCCGAGAGAGTTTGAGCTCATGTATAGAGATAGTAAAATGCAAATTCAGCGCTTCGTCGCAGACACTAAGCTATCCAAGGCCGTTTCCACCTCTTCTGATGTTGCAGAGACTGAAGAAACTACTTTCCATCAAGCCAATCGACGGCTTAGGATTCATGTTGACAAACCCGGCCTATTAAATAGCCTGGTATTTCTTGACGATGACTCTTCCGCTCTCGGCCCCGATGAAGTTGAAATCAAGTCGTACGCTTGGGGCCTCAACTTCTCAGACGTCTTCATTGCTCTAGGCCAACTCCCGCCCACACAACCCATGGTTGGCGAAAGCGCTGGACTTATCACGGCTGTAGGTTCCAACTTTGCGTCACAATTCAAGGCTGGAGACCGAGTGACAGCCATGTTTGGCACTCCCTACGCAAGTCGGACGAGAACAAATGGCCATTTGGTGCATCGCATACCTGATAAGCTGCCATTCACAGAAGCAGCTTCGATTCCATTGACATTTGCTACGGTTTACTATTCGCTCTTTGACTGTGCCAATCTTCGCCAGGGCCAGACAATACTGATACACTCTGCTTCCGGTGCATTAGGCCAAGTAGCCATAAAGATTGCTCAAAGACTGGGAGCAACGATATTTGTAACTGTCGGAAGTGCAGCCAAGCGGCAACTCCTCGTCGAGCAGTACAGCATCCCTGAGAGTCACATCTTTAGCAGCCGCACGACCGATTTCGCAGCAGGAATCAGCCGGCTTACCAATGGAACTGGCGTGGACGTGGTGCTAAACTCTCTATCTGGGCCCATGCTTCACGCTTCGTGGGAGTGTGTCGCTGCCTTTGGAACGTTTGTTGAAGTCGGCAAGACGGATATTTCTCGACGCAGTCAGCTGAGCATGAAGCCGTTTGAGAGAAACTTGAGATTCATGAGCGTGGATCTTGTTGGGCTTTCGAAGCAGCGACCAGTTGAGTGCCAGAACTTGCTACAGAGAATCTTTGCGGATTTTGAAGCTGGACTCTTCACACCGCTGTCTGTTATGGCAATGCCAATAGGCGATATTGAAAAGGCTTTCAGACTGATGCAGAGCCGAAAGCATACCGGAAAGATTGTGTTAGAAGCCTCTGATAGTTCTACTGTCCAAGCCAAAGAGCAGCCATTCCGGCTACGTTCCGACGCGACTTATATCATCGTCGGTGGGCTGGGAAGTCTAGGAAAGCATTTGTGCCGTCGTCTCCAAGAAAAGGGTGCAAGGCACATTGCACTATTTACACGACAGCGTTACGAAAAGGCTGCCaaagcagagatggagaaagacTTGACAGTACTTCCGGAAGCTACAGTCAGAATTATTACGTGCGATGTGGGTGATGCGAAAATGGTACAACAAGTAGCTGCAGAATTGTCTCGAGATTTGCTGATGCCGCAGGTGCGAGGTATTCTTCATGGAGGCATGGTGCTTTCG GACCGGACTCTGTCACAGATTACACAAAAGGACTTTGAGATTGCGCTTCTACCTAAATATCACGGCACAGTTAACATCTACAACGCCTTTTACAATAGGGATGTCGACTTCTTTGTAAATCTTTCGTCTCTCTGCGGTATTGTTGGTACGCTGGGACAGTCCAATTACGCTGCGGGAGGCACGTACCAGGACATGTTTACTCACGCCCAAATCTCTGCTGGTTATACAAAGTTTGCGACGATTGACTTTCCACTGATCAAAAGCACGTATACAGTCACCCAAGAACATACTCACTCATTGAGCAGACAGGGTGTTCAGCTTCTCCCTATTGAGATTGCTCTGCCAGTTGTTGACTATGTGATGAGCGGAAAGGCATTCAGAGATGGCAACCACCAGATAGCATTTGGCCTTGATCCTCAGTCATTCATCAACCAAACAACACCAGGTGGTAGAGTTCCACCACTTGTGTCTCACATATTATCTTCTCATAGCCGAGGTCCCGCGCACCAAACAGGGCCAGCAGATGAACGGAccgcagaagaaaaagtcgcACTTGCATCAACAGtcgaagaggcagagcagctGATACTGATTGCGATTCGAGAGAAAATAGCTTCACTTACTGTCCTTGAATCCCAAGAACTCGATCTGGATCAAGCCGTTGCGAATATGGGCCTTGACTCTCTTGTTGCGACTGAGATTAAGAACTGGATTACCAACAAGCTGCAAGCCCCAGTCCAAACTTCAGACATTTTAGATGCCCCAAGCCTGCGGTCACTTGCATCTTTTGTCACAAAAAGCTCTGTCCTGGTAAAGAACAAGTTCAAGCCCGAGGGTGCTAACGGTCATGATGAGACAAAAGCGGATACaaatggcgatggcagcagcgcaaagcaAGTTTCTCTTCCCAAGTATCCTATGCAAACTTTAGAGGGGACATTGGACATATTCCTCGACTCTGTGGGTCACATTGCCAACGCTGAAGAGCTGAGTTGCACTCGAGAAGCCATCAAAGCGTTCCAAGACCCCGATAGACTGGGCCAAAAGTTGCAAACGAGGCTCAAAAACATGTCAGGCGGCGAAGGTGAGAATAATGAGGTTGTGGATATGTATGTCAGAAACAAGTGGCTTCGTGGGCGAGACTGGCGGCCCAGACTTCGAAATTTCTTTGCTACTCTCCCTGGACAGGATACAGCTCGACAGCCGCAGGCACAACAAGCCGCACAGCTTTCGCTCGGAGCTTATGCGTATAAATTGGCACTTGATGCGGGCACGATTAAGCAAGACTTTTATCACGAACAAGCATTGGATA TGGCTACTGTTTATTGGCTATTCAGCTCGAATCGCACTCCAGCGCTTGGCTGCGACGGTTATGATCGATTCCTAGAGAGCGACTATATCGTCGCCATGAAGCGTGGACACGCATATAAGATTCCTCTTAAAAGTCACAATGGACAGGCTGTAACATACGACAAGCTGAAGAATATCTTTGAAGGCATCATACAGCAAACTCCCGAAGAAACGAATTGGACTAGTCTACTCACCACTGCGAATCGCGATGAATGGGCAAAG GCCCGTGATGAAATACTGTCAGCAAGTCAGAGCGGCCGCAACTATGTCGAAACTATCGAAAAGTCTCTCTTTATTGTTTACCTCGAAGATACAGCTCCAGAGACAGCAGACGGCCGCGCAGATGCTTTCCTTCTTGACGACAATTCCAACCGCTGGCTAGATAAAACCCTTTCATTTGTGGTTTGTCGTAACGGTGTATCTGCCATCTGGGGCGAGCACACCATGGTCGACGGCACGACATTCGGTGGTCTGATAAAGGCTCTCAATTCGCCAGCCGCTGAACAGGTGAAGCTATCCAACGGCTCATCTACTTCCAAATCGGTGATCGATGGTGACTTTACATATCTCGAATTTACACTGCCAACAGCTCTGTCCAAGATCATCCCTGCTCTCCAAACTCAACATCGGTCAGCCCATGACGGCTACACTCTCGCCAACCTAACACAGACATCTTATGCAGCCTCCTATCTAAGACAACAAAAGCTTCCTCCAAAGACAGTCATCCAGCTCCTCATCCAGGTAGCTGTCCGCCGTCTCTTTGGATACAACCCCTCAGGTGCCGTGGACGTCATCTCGCAGCGCCCATTCCGCGGTGGGCGAACAGACATGATTTACGTGATGACGCCACCAGTGGAAGCATTTTGCGCCGCAGCTGAAGATGCAACTATCAGTGGATACGAAAAGAGGAGACTCTTCTTGGAAGCTGTAAAGTCACACGCGCGGCTTGTGGCGCTGTCAAGTCGCGGTAGAGGGTTTAGATGGCATCTCATGGCGCTTCGAGAGATGTTGGAGCCCGGCGAAGAGCTGCCTGTTTTCTACAAGGACGAAGTTTTCAGAAGGACGAGCGAGAGACCAGTCTGCACCAGCTTTACAGAATTCGGACTTCCGGAGATGGGCAGGTGTCAACCTCACAAGGAGGACGTGTGGGTTGGCGTGCAAGTCTTTGAAGAGAG GGTGCAATTCACTGTTATTAACGGGGAGAGAAAGTCGGCAGAGTTTGTGGAGCATCTCAAGGCGGCTGGTGAGATT GCCTGCTCCAAACCCGCTTTCAACGCCGTTATCTCCAGCTACGAAGGAAGCACTGTAGGCGTGGATCTGAGACCCAACTTTCAGCGGGGCAAGAACGCCGTTTTCTCGGTTCTCGGTTCTCGACTCTTATACTTTGTTTCCCAACTTTTGCTCTTGAACATGAATGCAAAGCTTGAAACGGCGCTCTCGGCGCAAGTCTCGGCGTTGATGATCAAAACAATGACCAATTTCGAAGCATGA
- a CDS encoding uncharacterized protein (EggNog:ENOG41~antiSMASH:Cluster_1.5), which yields MSSTLSAQKLLQSARISPEIFKLRPDYRALLMTVEGVPPGPSDSISEALLIDAETNAKNLLSKHPVTEIPHIAAWRETYKAFGSKPQKTRNSLEALTRRAENGLPRINRLTDIYNAISVKHQIPLGGEDLEKYDGSPFLIRATGQEQFQAFTGGELQTELAAPGEPIWCDDTGITCRRWNWRQGPRTALSDATTNVLIIFDALGPLSDEALLAAAEELASTLKSISPEVQCAKRLIKA from the coding sequence ATGAGCTCAACACTCAGCGCACAAAAACTGCTGCAGTCTGCACGAATCTCTCCAGAAATCTTCAAATTACGCCCAGATTACCGAGCTCTTTTAATGACAGTCGAAGGGGTTCCTCCAGGCCCTAGCGACAGTATAAGCGAAGCCCTCCTGATCGATGCTGAAACAAATGCAAAGAATCTATTGTCAAAGCACCCTGTAACCGAGATTCCACACATTGCCGCATGGCGAGAGACTTACAAGGCATTTGGATCTAAGCCGCAGAAAACTCGCAACAGCCTAGAGGCATTGACTCGCCGTGCTGAGAATGGATTACCTCGAATCAACCGGTTGACGGACATTTACAATGCGATTTCGGTCAAGCATCAAATCCCACTAGGTGGCGAGGACCTTGAGAAATACGACGGATCACCCTTCTTGATACGTGCCACAGGCCAAGAGCAGTTTCAGGCTTTCACAGGTGGCGAACTGCAGACTGAACTCGCAGCACCTGGAGAACCTATTTGGTGTGACGATACTGGAATTACCTGTCGTCGCTGGAATTGGCGGCAAGGTCCACGCACCGCATTGTCTGATGCGACTACAAATGTGTTGATCATCTTTGACGCATTGGGGCCACTTTCGGACGAAGCTCTGCTTGCGGCTGCGGAAGAACTTGCCTCGACATTGAAGAGCATTTCTCCAGAAGTGCAATGCGCTAAAAGattaattaaagcttaa